Part of the Geitlerinema sp. PCC 9228 genome is shown below.
AGCGCGATCGCGTTTCCAGGATGGTTCGCCAACTTCCGCTTTCTTTGGCAACAACGCTTCCCACAATAGAAGTTTTTAAAAACGCCTAAAATATTAACTTTTGTTGCAAAGTTCCCAATCGCAGGAAAAATCCCCGTACGAGTACGCATATAATTCATACTATGCGTATGCGGGAGAGACTTTATGCGCGAACTATTTGATGCTGCAGTTCGTGCGATTTCTCAGTTTTTGTACAAACAAACCACCCTCATCCTGGTGATTTTGTTTTGCGTCGGCGTTGGCGTCGCCATCAGCAGCATGTCTCGCCTTTCCGAAAATATCATCCAATCGCAAGCGTTGGAAACCGCAGCTTGGTATTCGGAATCCCTTCGGGAAGCACGGACCCTCTACAGTTCCCAGACGATTGACAGATTGGAAAACGATGCCAACCTCGACGTAACCGTTACCCACGATTATACCAAACATGCAGGTGCTGTGCCCCTGCCAGCCACATTTTTAATGGAACTTAGCAAAAACCTAACATCCGAGGAAAGAGGTACGGTTGTGCGTTTGTATAGCGATTATCCATTTCCTTGGCGGCAGGAAGAGGGAGGACCGCGAGATACCTACGAACGAGAAGCGCTAGCATATTTAAAGCAGCATCCGGACCAACCATTTTATCGGTTTGAAACTTTCCAAGGTCGGGAATCTTTGCGATATGCGGAAGCCGATATTATGGAAGCTAGCTGCGTAGGGTGTCACAATTCTCACCCGCAAACGCCAAAAGATGACTGGCAGGTAGGAGATGTACGGGGAATTTTTGAAGTGACGCAACCGTTGGATACGTATGTAGCGCAAACCAACGTAGAATTGCGTAGTTTATCGGCAATGTTGGGTGGTTTGTCGATTTTGGGAGTGACTGGCATTGCGGTGGTGATTCGACGGTTGCGGCATATTTCCCGGGAGTTAGAAAAACGGGTTAGAGAACGTACGGCGCAATTGCAGGAGAGTAACGAACAACTGGCAGCCCAACAGCAGCGATCGGAACAATTGCTATTGAATATTTTACCAGCCGCGATCGCCGCTCGTCTAAAACAGGGAAATCAAAAAATTGCCCAAGGTTTTACCGAAGTGACGATTTTATTTGCCGATTTGGTGAATTTTACCCAACTTGCGGAACAGTTACCGGCAGAAATGTTGGTCGATATTCTCAACGATTTGTTTTCTGAATTTGACACCCTAACCGACAAACACGATTTAGAAAAAATCAAGACCATCGGCGATGCCTATATGGTAGCTGGTGGTTTGCCAATCCCAAGAAACGACCATGCAGAAGCGGTAGCAGAAATGGCATTAGACCTTCTTCATGCTGTAGAAGAATTTAATGACAAATACCACCAATCTATCCGCATTCGCGTTGGCATCAATACAGGTCCGGTGGTGGCTGGCGTAATTGGGAAAAAGAAATTTATCTACGATTTGTGGGGAGACGCGGTGAATTTAGCATCTCGCATGGAGTCATGTGGGGAAGTTGGCTGCATTCAAGTTTCGGAAAGTACCTATCGGCGTTTGCGAAGCAAGTATGTGTTTCAAGAACGAGGTTTAGTAACGGTGAAAGGTAAGGGAAAAATTACCTCGTATTGGCTGACAGGCAGGCAGCTTTGTTCTTTGCCGGCGGCTGAATAGGGAAAGCGTAGGTTACGCTAAAAATCGTAATTGAAGGTTTCAATGGTCCACTTAAAGCGATTTTCTATGTTTTCTTTGGTTTCGCGATCGTAATATTTTTGATAAATATCTCGCTGGCTGGCATTGCTGACTTTCAACTTTGGACAAGAGGTACCCAGTTGGTTAAAGACATATTCCAAATCTCGTTCTAGATTTTCAACTTTTCCGACAAAATCAACAATAATTTCCCCGTTTTCGTCGCAAAGCCAATGCGATAAATCTTTCGCTTCAAATTCATTGATATGCGTACTTCCAAAATCGCTCAAAAGAAATTCTTTAAAATCCGAACATTGTTCGACTTGTTTGGCTTTGTTAGCAATACTTTCTTTATAACTTCTTCCTTTTCTCAACCACCAAAAATATGATGAAACCATTAAATCCCAAGGATTTCGGACAAAAGCAAATTTGAAGTGACTGTCCCAAATAGAGTTGCTAATATTCCGTTTAATTGTTAAAGCAGGCGTATGCTTATGATATATCCATCTTGTTCCCTCAGATTTATGAGGAAAATCAGCTGTTTTAAGGGCAGACCTAACAGAAGTCCCTGCTGTTTTGGGAATATGGATAAAAATATATTTATTTTGGTTATCTATATGGACTTGTTGTTTGGCTTGGAATCTCCAGAGTCCCGTTCCCCATTTCCATAAAATTGGGATTTCATATTCAAGCAGGAACTTTTTTACGTTTTCTTTATATTTTTCCATAACTTGCTTTGTGAATAAAGGACTCTCTAGAGGAACAAACTATGCTTTGGGAACAAGTATACTACTTCATTTTCATTCCTAAGGTTTTTCAATAACAAAAATAAAAATTCGTTGTTTGCAAACCAACTAACTACACTGCTACCATACTTCGCGGAGTTGTTTCAAAATTAGCCAGCCTTGTTGTTCTTTTCTTTTAGAACCTTCCGATTTTTATAGTAGACTAGTTTAGAACTATCATATCGGAGTTGGTGGTGGCAGTCAAGTTTCAAAGCGATCGCATTGCTAACCATTTTCAAACCAAAAACAAACGGTTAAACGATGTAGGAACGAACAACATGGCTCTAACCTCTGGCATCATTTACAATTTCATGAAAACGCTATATTATAATTCACAGGTTTCTACACGAGAAAAGAAAATGACCCCCAACCCCCATAATTTTTCATGAGTAACTTTATTCAACACGGAAACATGCCTATCGGGATAGAGAAACTTTATTAACACGGGGAGATATCCCTTCGGCAGCGTGGTTGCTTTATACCATTGTAGTTTTTCATGTGATTTCCATTCTCCTTCCCGTCGCCAACCAACCGTATCGCCAAATTTTCTCCATGTTTTTCCTTCAAACTTATCTGTACCCCCCAAATTTTTATAAATTTGTTTTTGGACGCTGAATCCAAATTTGCCATTACTCGATTTCACCCACAAACGGTCTATGGTTTGCAGGTCTTCACAAGGAAAATTATCGATATCTTTTTTACGGAGAAATCCCTTCTCTTCCCTACCGGCAACTGCCAACATAGCATGAACTGTTTTTTTATCGGCTTGTTTCCATTTGCCAGCCGCTAGCAAGTCTCGCAATCGCCTATAATCGTATCCTACAGCACTTTGTAGGGGAACTTCATCGAGGGTATTTTGCTGTTGGATAAAAAGTTGGGATTCTAATTTTTGATGGAGTTGCGTATTTTCTTGCTGGAAGTTGGTTATTTGTTGTTGCAGTTGGCTAATTTGTTGCTGTAAGGTTTGGTATTGTTCGGTGATTTTTTCTTCTGGTTGGCTACTCTGATTTTCTTGCAAGACTTCCCGCAATTGCTCTACCAACTGTTGCTGCGATGGTTGGGAATGATTTTGAGTTTCTAATTGACCCTGAAGTCGAGCATTTTCTTGCTGTAATTCTGTGATTTGCTGCTGCTGTTGTTCGAATTTTTGCTGCAACTGCTGATAGTTGCGAGAGAGTTCCTGTTGCTGCTGTTGCAATTGTTCGTACTTCCGCCAGATGTCTCTTTCCCACGTCTCTCTTTGAGATAGAAGTTCTGAAGATGACTGGGAAGTGTCATCCAGCTTCGGAGTTGTGGGAAACGGATAGCCACAGTGGCGGCAAAACTGCTGCTCGTCCGTACATTCTTGCTGGCAGATACGACAGGTTTCCACGATCTTGCGTTCTACTTAACTGAAACCAATTTTAAAATAACACAACCAATTCGATTGTGGAGATGGCAACTATCTAGGAATGCTATTTTTCAAAAACCACGGTAGTTTTGATTTTGCCAATCCCTGTGCAAAATTGGATCGTGATTTCCCACTCTAGCTTCTGGTGAGGTCAGTATCGATATCTATGCCACGCCAACTATATCCCGCAGGCTACTGCTACCACATTACGGTTCGCTGCAACAATCGCGAGTTTCGCCTCACCCACCACGAATGCCGTCAAGTGTTGCTTTACGCTATAAAAAAAGCTTTGAGCAAATTTGGGTTTCGGTTGTACGCCCTTTGTATCATGTCCAACCATATCCACTATCTGCACCAACCGCAACAGCCAGAAGACTTACCCAAAATCATGCACTGGTTGAACTGGTATACCGCCATGTGTTTCAATCGTATGCTCAATCGCTGCGGACATTTGGTGGGAAAAACGATACCATAGCCTAGGTTTTGCCAAAAGCGATAGACGACGGGCGTTGAATACGCTACGCTACATCCATGCCAATCCCAAAGCTGCTGGAGCAATGCAATGGGGATTTTTCTACGATTTTAGCAATTATGGCAGCTACGACCGACTCAGCGATGACGGTTTAACTCAATGGCATCCGGCGTTTTTGAGTTTGGGAAACAGTTTGGATGAATGTGCCAGGAAATATCGCGGTTTTTGTCAAAAGTACCAGCCGAAACCCAAGCCAGAGAGGAAAAACCACTGGGGAACGAAGTTGCTACCCAAGATTATTAAGAAAAAAGGCAAGAAACCACCTCGCGGTCAAATGGCTTTATGGGAAAGGTGGGAAGCGAACCATCCCGAAATTCAAGCGGTGGCGAAACAGTTTGTGTTGGCAAACAGCTACAACCCGGAAATAGCGGTTTTGCAGTTTGATGATTGGTAGTGTAGCCACCCCACCTGAGTTCCACGAAATCGTGGGGTGTCAGGTATCGAATTGAGGAAATGCCCATGAATGCGTGAAAAAATCCCTTTAAAACAATTCTTTACATGAAGCTGTATCCCTTATATGTTACAGTTTACAAGTCTCGCGTAGATAAGAGAAGACCACTTCCTCCCCCCTAAGTCACGGACGACGGACGCAACGTAAGGGTTATACGGGTAGTAGCCCACACGGCCCACACGAGCCCCCTCATTCCATCCCACCCTGTCATAGAATACCTTACTTATTTCCTTAGCTTTTTGGTACCAAATTTCTTTCTGCACGCTGAAACCATAGTGCCCGCCACTACATTGTACCCACAGCCAGTCCAGCCAACGCAAGTCTTCGCAAGGAAAGTTCTTGATATCCTCAATTTCCAAAAATTTGTCTTTCCGAGCTACTTGCAGCATAACTTGCGCTGTTTCCTTATCCGCCTCTTCCCATCTTTCCGTCGCTAAATAATAAAACAATTGTTGGTAACGTTCCGGTAGTTGCTGCCTAACAAGATAAATCCCACCTTCTCCATTTCCCCTGTTTTTCCCCGTCCAACAGTCGTTCTCTTTATTTTTCTGCAACGCATACGTTTTCGCTTCTTCCACAGTTGGTAGTCGATAGAAATAGCCGCTTGCTTCTTGTTCTCCCGATACCGGTTCGTTGAGACTCAACCAAGTACAAAACAACGAGGCATCGCGAAAACTGGTCAAAACGGCTTGTTGTGCTGTGTCTCTGGTTAGCGACGATCCATTTTCTGAGTTTTGGTTTTGACAATTGCGAACGTATAATTGATATTCCGCACGGCTGACGGGACGTAAATCGATATCCTTGGTTTCATCAATAGGGAGCAAATCCTGCAAGCGGCGCGATAGCTTTACCTTAGCTGCCATGTCGGCAATCTCTTGTTGCTTCGATGCCAATCCCTCTTCCAGCAAATCTTCTAGTTGTTGGCGTA
Proteins encoded:
- a CDS encoding sulfotransferase family 2 domain-containing protein — its product is MEKYKENVKKFLLEYEIPILWKWGTGLWRFQAKQQVHIDNQNKYIFIHIPKTAGTSVRSALKTADFPHKSEGTRWIYHKHTPALTIKRNISNSIWDSHFKFAFVRNPWDLMVSSYFWWLRKGRSYKESIANKAKQVEQCSDFKEFLLSDFGSTHINEFEAKDLSHWLCDENGEIIVDFVGKVENLERDLEYVFNQLGTSCPKLKVSNASQRDIYQKYYDRETKENIENRFKWTIETFNYDF
- a CDS encoding GUN4 domain-containing protein gives rise to the protein METCRICQQECTDEQQFCRHCGYPFPTTPKLDDTSQSSSELLSQRETWERDIWRKYEQLQQQQQELSRNYQQLQQKFEQQQQQITELQQENARLQGQLETQNHSQPSQQQLVEQLREVLQENQSSQPEEKITEQYQTLQQQISQLQQQITNFQQENTQLHQKLESQLFIQQQNTLDEVPLQSAVGYDYRRLRDLLAAGKWKQADKKTVHAMLAVAGREEKGFLRKKDIDNFPCEDLQTIDRLWVKSSNGKFGFSVQKQIYKNLGGTDKFEGKTWRKFGDTVGWRREGEWKSHEKLQWYKATTLPKGYLPVLIKFLYPDRHVSVLNKVTHEKLWGLGVIFFSRVETCEL
- a CDS encoding adenylate/guanylate cyclase domain-containing protein, translated to MRELFDAAVRAISQFLYKQTTLILVILFCVGVGVAISSMSRLSENIIQSQALETAAWYSESLREARTLYSSQTIDRLENDANLDVTVTHDYTKHAGAVPLPATFLMELSKNLTSEERGTVVRLYSDYPFPWRQEEGGPRDTYEREALAYLKQHPDQPFYRFETFQGRESLRYAEADIMEASCVGCHNSHPQTPKDDWQVGDVRGIFEVTQPLDTYVAQTNVELRSLSAMLGGLSILGVTGIAVVIRRLRHISRELEKRVRERTAQLQESNEQLAAQQQRSEQLLLNILPAAIAARLKQGNQKIAQGFTEVTILFADLVNFTQLAEQLPAEMLVDILNDLFSEFDTLTDKHDLEKIKTIGDAYMVAGGLPIPRNDHAEAVAEMALDLLHAVEEFNDKYHQSIRIRVGINTGPVVAGVIGKKKFIYDLWGDAVNLASRMESCGEVGCIQVSESTYRRLRSKYVFQERGLVTVKGKGKITSYWLTGRQLCSLPAAE